A genomic segment from Epinephelus fuscoguttatus linkage group LG17, E.fuscoguttatus.final_Chr_v1 encodes:
- the gmnn gene encoding geminin: MSFSGKLKHSHQKSNENIKSFFTSQKAMGPPRQTLQVLQPSAIKDLGRSAQVGKVVPKRKQWSAEQRGPKRVKVEVKSTQTEETQCLTDGMSNEAYELMVVETPPSTYWKEIAEERRKALYNVLQENEKLHKDIEAKDEQITQLKCENEELQELAQHVQYMADMIERLTGKSPDNLEQLREIALDVDDDEEDEHDEHNVDVEEECDDSEVAGQSEKEDSDCSLSDPEEEETSDHEQAGPSGEQD, translated from the exons ATGAGTTTCAGTGGaaaactaaaacacagccacCAGAAGTCTAATGAGAATATAAAG AGTTTTTTCACATCTCAAAAGGCAATGGGACCCCCCAGGCAAACCCTGCAGGTCCTCCAGCCCTCAGCCATCAAAGATTTGGGAAGGTCAGCTCAG GTGGGAAAGGTTGTCCCCAAACGGAAACAGTGGAGTGCAGAACAGAGAGGTCCAAAGAGGGTGAAGGTAGAAGTAAAATCCACACAAACAGAAGAAACTCAGTGTTTGACAGATGGCATGTCCAATGAAGCGTATGAACTAATGGTTGTAG AAACGCCTCCTTCCACCTACTGGAAAGAGATAGCTGAGGAGCGTCGGAAGGCCCTGTACAATGTTCTACAGGAGAACGAGAAG TTGCACAAAGACATCGAGGCCAAAGATGAACAGATAACACAGCTCAAGTGCGAaaatgaagagctgcaggagctggcacagcatgtacagtatatggcTGATATGATTGAG AGGCTGACTGGGAAGAGCCCAGACAATCTGGAACAACTACGGGAGATTGCTCTTGATGTGGACGACGATGAGGAAGATGAGCATGATGAGCATAATGTGGATGTGGAGGAGGAGTGTGATGACAGTGAAGTGGcaggtcagagtgagaaagaAGACTCTGATTGCAGCCTGAGTGATCCAGAGGAAGAAGAGACCTCAGACCATGAACAAGCTGGACCCTCAGGAGAGCAGGATTGA
- the lg17h6orf62 gene encoding uncharacterized protein C6orf62 homolog, whose translation MGDPTSRRNQTRNRLRAQLRKKRESLADQFDFKIYIAFVFKEKKKKSALFEVAEVVPVMTNNYEENILRGVRDSSYSLESSIELLQKDVVQLHAPRYQSMRRDVIGCTQEMDFMLWPRNDIEKIVCLLFSRWKGADDEPFRPVQAKFEFHHGDYEKQCLHALSRKDKAGMVMNNPTQSVFLFMDRQHLQTPKTKATVFKLCSLCLYLPQDQLTCWGVGDIEDHLRPYMPD comes from the exons ATGGGGGACCCAACTTCACGAAGAAACCAAACAAGAAATCGACTTAGAGCGCAACTTCGGAAGAAAAGGGAGTCTTTGGCTGATCAGTTTGACTTCAAGATTTATATAGCCTTCGTTTTCAAAGAAAAG AAGAAGAAGTCTGCACTTTTTGAGGTAGCTGAAGTGGTGCCAGTGATGACCAACAACTATGAAGAAAACATCTTACGAGGTGTGCGAGATTCCAGCTACTCTCTCGAGAGTTCGATAGAACTCCTGCAAAAAGATGTTGTGCAACTACACGCCCCCCGATACCAGTCAATGCGAAGG GATGTGATAGGCTGCACACAGGAGATGGACTTCATGCTTTGGCCACGCAACGATATTGAGAAgattgtctgtctgctgttctCCAGATGGAAGGGGGCCGATGATGAACCCTTTAGGCCTGTTCAG GCCAAGTTCGAATTTCATCATGGAGACTACGAGAAGCAGTGCTTGCATGCTCTGAGTCGTAAAGACAAGGCTGGAATGGTCATGAACAACCCAACTCAGTCTGTATTTCTCTTCATGGATAGACAGCACTTACAG ACTCCTAAAACCAAGGCCACAGTGTTCAAGTTGTGCAGCCTCTGCCTATACTTGCCCCAGGACCAGCTGACCTGCTGGGGTGTGGGAGACATCGAGGATCACCTCCGCCCATACATGCCTGATTAG